In a single window of the Oncorhynchus clarkii lewisi isolate Uvic-CL-2024 unplaced genomic scaffold, UVic_Ocla_1.0 unplaced_contig_7912_pilon_pilon, whole genome shotgun sequence genome:
- the LOC139401937 gene encoding ras-related protein Rab-26-like: protein MTADFTFITLLPEGMDGLNSLFPANMTTDFTFITILPEGMDGLNSLFRPNMTTDFTFITILPEGMDGLNSLFPPNMTTDAWLTEIHDYAQQDVVLMLLGNKADATQQRVVKREDGERLAKEFGVPYMETSAKSGLNVELSFTAVAKELKHRSMKEPNEPKFKLQDYVNKEMKSAGCAC, encoded by the exons ATGACCGCTGACTTCACCTTCATCACTCTTCTGCCAGAGGGCATGGATGGATTGAACAGTCTCTTTCCCGCCAACATGACCACTGACTTCACCTTTATCACCATTCTGCCAGAGGGCATGGATGGATTGAACAGTCTCTTTCGCCCCAACATGACCACTGACTTCACCTTCATCACCATTCTGCCAGAGGGCATGGATGGATTGAACAGTCTCTTTCCCCCCAACATGACCACTGAC GCCTGGCTGACTGAGATCCATGATTACGCCCAGCAGGATGTGGTCCTGATGCTGCTGGGAAACAAG GCTGATGCCACACAGCAGAgggtggtgaagagagaggatggagagaggctgGCCAAG GAGTTTGGGGTTCCATACATGGAGACCAGTGCAAAGTCTGGCCTCAATGTGGAGTTATCCTTCACTGCTGTGGCCAA aGAGCTGAAGCACAGGTCTATGAAGGAGCCCAACGAGCCCAAGTTTAAGCTTCAGGACTACGTCAACAAGGAGATGAAGAGTGCTGGATGTGCATGTTAG
- the LOC139401935 gene encoding arf-GAP with dual PH domain-containing protein 1-like, producing MASNGNNAAKAKYEQKVPVFYYRPTHTDCQLLREQWIRARYERKEFVCVERQEPYSAGYREGFLWKRGRDNGQFLSRKCILSERDGALKYYNKHDAREPKALMKIHTLNASFQPGKIGQPHGLQVTYLKDNSTRNIFVYHKDGKEMVDWFNAIRAARFHYLQVAFPGAHHADLVPKLTRNYIKEGYMEKTGPKHTEGFKKRWFTMDDRRLMYFKDPLDAYARGEVFIGSKENSYIVLPGLPPSTQGYHWQFGITIVTPDRKFLFTCETEEEQQDWMAAFQGLVNRPMLPQEYAVEAHFKHKP from the exons GCTCCTTCGGGAACAGTGGATCAGAGCCAGATACGAGAGgaaggagtttgtgtgtgtggagagacagGAGCCTTACTCTGCAG GGTACCGAGAGGGGTTTCTATGGAAACGGGGCCGAGATAACGGACAGTTCCTGAGTCGAAAATGTATTCTGTCAGAGCGGGATGGTGCTCTGAAGTACTACAACAAGCATGAT GCCAGAGAGCCCAAGGCTCTGATGAAGATTCACACCCTGAATGCCTCCTTCCAGCCTGGGAAGATCGGCCAGCCTCACGGCCTGCAGGTCACCTATCTGAAGGACAACAGCACTAGGAACATCTTTGTCTACCACAAGGATGGCAAG GAAATGGTGGACTGGTTCAACGCCATCAGAGCAGCCAGATTTCACTACCTACAGGTCGCTTTCCCTGGGGCCCATCACGCTGAT TTGGTGCCAAAGCTGACACGAAACTACATCAAGGAAGGCTACATGGAGAAGACGGGTCCAAAG CACACAGAGGGCTTCAAGAAGAGATGGTTCACTATGGATGACAGGAGACTCATGTACTTCAAGGATCCTCTG GATGCCTATGCGCGCGGTGAGGTGTTCATTGGTAGTAAGGAGAACAGCTACATTGTGCTCCCCGGCCTTCCCCCATCCACCCAGGGCTACCACTGGCAGTTTGGCATCACCATAGTAACGCCCGACAGGAAGTTCCTGTTTACGTGCGAGACCGAGGAGGAGCAGCAGGATTGGATGGCTGCTTTTCAGGGTTTGGTGAATCGACCTATGCTGCCCCAGGAATATGCAG tggagGCCCACTTTAAGCACAAgccctga